A window of the Nibribacter ruber genome harbors these coding sequences:
- a CDS encoding nucleoside recognition domain-containing protein, whose product MVLNYLWAAFFIIAFCIALFKLIVFQDVEIFQKLVTSMFDNAKTGFEISLGLTAVMTLFLGLMKVGERGGIIAIFAKLVGPFFNRLFPEIPKNHPVFGSILMNFSANMLGLDNAATPLGLKAMKEMQELNPEKETASNAQIMFLVLNASGLTIIPISIMVFRAQMGAADPSDIFIPILLATFFSTITGLVVVALYQRINLFDKVILGYLGTMVLLVGGLIYYFSTISQERIGVISSVASNVILFSIFVSFVALALIRKVNVYDAFIEGAKEGFSVAISIIPFLIAILVAVGVFRASGALDYLVNGIGFLFSLTGMNTDFVPALPVAFMKPLSGSGARGLMVEAMQTYGADSFVARVASTIQGSTETTFYILAVYFGSVGIKKTRYALVCGLLADLAGVIAAIALAYLFFK is encoded by the coding sequence ATGGTTTTAAATTATTTGTGGGCGGCGTTCTTCATCATCGCCTTCTGCATTGCGCTGTTCAAGCTCATCGTTTTTCAAGACGTGGAGATATTTCAGAAGCTGGTGACCAGCATGTTTGATAATGCTAAAACTGGTTTTGAAATATCCCTTGGCCTGACGGCAGTCATGACTCTTTTTTTGGGTTTGATGAAGGTTGGCGAGCGGGGAGGCATCATTGCCATCTTCGCGAAGTTGGTGGGACCTTTCTTTAACCGGCTGTTCCCCGAGATTCCTAAAAACCACCCGGTGTTCGGCTCCATTCTCATGAACTTCTCTGCCAACATGCTGGGCCTGGACAACGCGGCCACGCCACTGGGGCTAAAAGCCATGAAAGAGATGCAGGAACTGAACCCGGAAAAAGAGACGGCCTCCAATGCGCAGATCATGTTTCTGGTGCTCAACGCCTCTGGCCTCACCATTATACCCATCAGTATCATGGTGTTCAGGGCGCAGATGGGCGCGGCAGACCCCTCAGACATCTTTATCCCCATATTGCTGGCTACCTTTTTCTCCACCATCACGGGTCTGGTGGTAGTGGCCCTGTACCAGCGCATCAACTTGTTTGACAAGGTGATTCTGGGGTATCTGGGTACTATGGTTCTGCTGGTTGGTGGGCTTATCTATTATTTTTCAACCATTTCTCAGGAGCGAATAGGGGTTATCTCGTCGGTAGCCAGCAATGTGATTTTGTTTAGCATCTTTGTATCCTTTGTCGCCTTGGCGCTCATCCGGAAGGTAAACGTGTATGATGCCTTTATTGAAGGCGCCAAGGAAGGGTTCTCAGTAGCTATTTCCATCATTCCATTCCTGATTGCCATCTTGGTGGCGGTGGGCGTGTTCCGGGCTTCGGGGGCGCTGGATTACCTGGTAAACGGCATTGGCTTTCTGTTTTCGCTCACGGGCATGAACACAGACTTTGTACCGGCCTTGCCGGTGGCCTTCATGAAGCCTCTCAGCGGAAGCGGTGCGCGCGGCCTCATGGTGGAAGCCATGCAAACCTACGGCGCTGACTCCTTCGTGGCCCGGGTGGCTTCTACCATTCAAGGGTCCACAGAGACCACGTTCTACATTCTGGCCGTGTACTTCGGGTCAGTGGGCATCAAGAAAACCAGGTACGCACTGGTCTGCGGCCTGCTCGCCGACTTGGCCGGCGTGATTGCCGCCATCGCGCTAGCCTACTTGTTCTTTAAATAA
- a CDS encoding MBL fold metallo-hydrolase gives MSTQLQNPTPDQYLTNPALPVIRKDWQGNPMYKGRFLNEFRPGDHSLKKVLKWMLQANPQKQAKKQDHWTPALHDPKPFLQGHQDGMFWLGHATFFIRMEGVTFLTDPVFFGGPMMKRKTALPLEIKDLPKIDYVLLSHGHYDHCDKKSLKLLQQHNAFELLCPLRLSSVVQKWLPDTKIQEAGWYQQFDLPIATKLFMLPAFHWHKRGLLDEDTCLWGSFLLQGPSQTVYFGADSGYERHFKEIQKLFPEMDVCLLGVGAYSPNFMMRDSHTNPEEAVQAFHDLGGKRMVPMHYGTFDLSDEPASEPATQLKAMEQSGAVHGQLCLLGLGEPLLF, from the coding sequence ATGTCCACCCAACTGCAAAACCCTACGCCAGACCAATACTTAACCAATCCCGCGCTGCCGGTGATCAGAAAAGACTGGCAGGGGAACCCTATGTACAAAGGTCGGTTTTTGAACGAGTTCAGGCCGGGCGATCATTCGCTTAAGAAAGTACTCAAGTGGATGCTGCAGGCCAACCCCCAGAAGCAGGCGAAAAAGCAGGACCACTGGACGCCAGCCCTCCATGACCCCAAGCCCTTCCTGCAAGGCCACCAGGACGGAATGTTCTGGCTGGGGCACGCTACGTTTTTTATTAGAATGGAAGGCGTGACGTTCCTCACAGATCCCGTCTTCTTTGGAGGGCCCATGATGAAGCGCAAAACCGCCCTGCCGCTGGAAATAAAAGACCTGCCCAAGATAGATTATGTCTTGCTCTCCCACGGCCACTATGACCACTGCGACAAGAAAAGTCTGAAGCTCTTACAACAGCACAACGCCTTTGAACTGCTCTGCCCGCTCAGGTTAAGCAGCGTGGTGCAGAAGTGGCTCCCCGATACCAAAATACAAGAGGCCGGCTGGTACCAACAGTTTGATCTACCCATTGCCACAAAGTTGTTCATGCTACCGGCCTTCCACTGGCACAAGCGCGGGCTGCTGGATGAAGACACCTGCCTCTGGGGAAGCTTCCTGCTGCAGGGGCCTTCGCAGACGGTGTATTTTGGGGCCGATTCTGGGTATGAGCGTCATTTTAAAGAGATACAAAAGCTGTTTCCGGAGATGGATGTCTGCCTGCTGGGCGTGGGCGCGTACAGTCCCAATTTCATGATGCGCGACAGCCATACCAACCCAGAAGAGGCGGTGCAGGCGTTCCATGACCTGGGCGGCAAACGTATGGTGCCCATGCATTATGGTACGTTTGACCTTTCAGACGAGCCCGCCAGTGAACCCGCCACTCAACTCAAAGCCATGGAACAGTCTGGCGCTGTGCACGGTCAACTATGCCTTCTGGGCCTGGGAGAACCACTGCTGTTTTAG
- a CDS encoding serine hydrolase: MKSPLLLFLSLLMLTNATSAQTKTDKLLERLLKKHPEKFRQLLEHPEKYEIQILYTQINRDKHNQPSFKTYHYQVNPNQYFNPASTVKLPGALMALEKVNCLAAQGLTKEAVMLTDSAHQGQTAVSKDSTSASGFPSIAHYIKKILVTSDNDAYNRLYEFVGQEPLNEGLKAKGYNSIRLPVRLSTFLPFELDQYTNPVRFYQKDKLVHQQPLVKSSKSYQNPTPLLKGIGNYTNDDVLEMKPRDFAYSNTFALEDQHLMLRALLFPESVPAQNRFNLTPEDYRFLYQYMSQLPRETTYPEYPETEYPDAFVKYLLYGGPTRQERIPGHIRIFNKIGQSYGFLIDNAYIVDFENKVEFLLSAVVHTNEDGIYNDGKYEYDSIGFPFLRDLGRVVYDYELKRNRRHSPDLSKFICTYDQ; this comes from the coding sequence ATGAAATCTCCCCTGCTCCTATTCCTCTCCCTGCTTATGCTCACCAATGCTACCTCTGCCCAAACCAAAACGGACAAATTGTTAGAGCGGCTCCTGAAAAAGCATCCAGAAAAATTCAGGCAGTTGCTGGAGCATCCAGAAAAGTATGAAATCCAGATTCTGTACACCCAAATCAACCGCGACAAACACAACCAACCATCTTTTAAAACCTACCACTACCAGGTAAACCCTAATCAATATTTTAACCCGGCCAGCACCGTCAAATTGCCCGGTGCGCTCATGGCGCTGGAGAAGGTGAACTGCCTGGCCGCGCAGGGCCTTACCAAAGAGGCGGTCATGCTCACAGACAGTGCCCACCAAGGCCAGACGGCGGTGAGCAAAGACTCCACCTCGGCCAGCGGCTTTCCGTCCATTGCTCATTATATTAAGAAGATTCTGGTGACCAGTGACAATGACGCCTACAACCGCCTGTATGAGTTTGTGGGCCAGGAGCCTTTGAACGAAGGATTAAAAGCCAAAGGGTACAATAGCATCAGGCTGCCGGTGCGGCTTTCTACCTTTCTGCCCTTTGAATTGGACCAATACACCAATCCCGTCAGGTTTTACCAGAAGGATAAGTTGGTGCACCAGCAACCGTTGGTGAAGAGCAGCAAGAGCTACCAGAACCCCACGCCCCTTCTCAAAGGCATTGGCAACTATACCAATGACGATGTGCTGGAGATGAAACCCCGCGACTTTGCCTATTCCAATACCTTCGCGCTGGAAGACCAGCACCTGATGCTGCGGGCCCTTCTGTTCCCCGAGTCCGTGCCGGCTCAGAACAGATTCAACTTAACGCCAGAAGATTACCGGTTTCTCTACCAGTATATGTCCCAGCTGCCCCGTGAGACCACTTATCCTGAATATCCAGAAACCGAGTACCCAGACGCTTTTGTGAAATACCTGCTCTACGGCGGGCCCACCCGGCAGGAGCGCATTCCGGGCCACATCAGGATTTTCAACAAGATTGGCCAGTCCTACGGGTTTCTGATTGACAATGCCTACATAGTGGACTTTGAGAACAAGGTGGAGTTTCTGCTGAGCGCGGTCGTGCACACCAATGAAGACGGTATTTACAATGACGGCAAATATGAGTATGACAGCATTGGGTTTCCATTTTTGAGAGACCTGGGTCGGGTGGTATATGACTATGAGTTAAAGCGTAACCGCCGGCACTCCCCAGATTTAAGCAAGTTTATCTGCACCTATGACCAATAA
- a CDS encoding thioesterase family protein, whose product MQHLFEPGATQEYRKTVTAAEFARFEAGLVHPVCSTFALGQAMEWASRLFVLKMRDPDEEGIGTMLHIDHQGPAFEGEELVVVATYKSLTGNALLCDISVHAGERLVATGQTGQKILKKEKIHRLLTNKPQ is encoded by the coding sequence ATGCAACACTTATTTGAGCCCGGGGCTACCCAAGAATACCGTAAAACCGTCACAGCGGCAGAATTTGCGCGTTTTGAGGCAGGGTTGGTGCACCCGGTCTGCTCCACGTTTGCGCTGGGCCAGGCCATGGAGTGGGCCAGCCGGCTGTTTGTGCTGAAAATGCGCGACCCAGACGAAGAAGGCATTGGCACCATGCTGCACATTGATCACCAAGGGCCCGCTTTTGAAGGAGAAGAACTGGTGGTGGTGGCCACGTACAAAAGCCTGACCGGCAACGCACTGCTCTGTGATATTTCCGTACACGCAGGAGAACGGTTGGTGGCCACGGGTCAAACCGGCCAGAAGATTTTGAAAAAAGAGAAGATACACCGACTTTTGACGAACAAACCCCAGTAG
- the smpB gene encoding SsrA-binding protein SmpB, which produces MAKGKEKDRLQKTVNIVNRRASYEYSFIVKYTAGIMLKGTEIKSIREGNVNLTDGYCTFHGLELVLHQVTIAKYTEGTHYNHEPTRDRKLLLNKRELKQLKEKAQEQGVTIIPLRLFISERGFAKVEIALAKGKKLYDKRDDIKERDIKREMARERF; this is translated from the coding sequence ATGGCCAAAGGAAAAGAGAAAGACAGACTGCAGAAAACGGTGAACATTGTGAACCGCCGGGCTAGCTATGAGTATTCCTTCATAGTCAAGTACACCGCCGGCATTATGCTCAAGGGCACCGAGATCAAATCCATACGCGAAGGCAACGTGAACCTCACAGACGGGTACTGCACCTTCCACGGTCTGGAATTGGTCCTGCACCAGGTCACCATCGCCAAATACACTGAGGGCACCCACTACAACCATGAGCCTACCCGGGACCGCAAACTGCTCCTGAACAAACGCGAGCTAAAGCAGCTCAAAGAAAAGGCCCAGGAGCAAGGCGTGACCATCATACCGTTGCGCTTGTTTATAAGTGAGCGTGGATTTGCCAAAGTAGAGATAGCGCTGGCCAAAGGCAAGAAACTCTATGACAAACGCGATGACATCAAAGAACGTGACATCAAACGCGAAATGGCCCGCGAACGCTTTTAG
- a CDS encoding C40 family peptidase, whose amino-acid sequence MNVGICKLSLVPVRREPSDRSEQVTQLVFGECYEVQQTQEKWLQVRIASDDYLGWIDAKQHFPVSDAYFQEWSAVEHPRSMDIVQTVSGGNQVIPIGLGSRLPFFDGINLRIGEEKMVYNGRATNPALPYRENFLQKMALLFMKAPYVWGGKSVFGIDCSGFVQQVYGLCGHSLLRDASQQVVHGQEVHFVSQTRPGDVAFFDNDEGRIIHVGIVLEDQQIIHASGEVRVDQLDHHGIYNRELKRYSHKLRIIKRILS is encoded by the coding sequence GTGAACGTCGGGATTTGTAAGCTGAGTTTGGTGCCGGTGCGCAGGGAGCCGTCAGATAGGAGTGAGCAGGTGACGCAGTTGGTCTTCGGGGAGTGCTATGAAGTGCAGCAAACCCAGGAGAAATGGCTGCAGGTGCGCATTGCTTCTGATGATTATCTGGGTTGGATAGATGCCAAGCAGCATTTTCCCGTGTCTGACGCGTATTTTCAGGAATGGAGCGCGGTGGAGCATCCCAGGTCCATGGACATTGTGCAGACCGTGAGCGGCGGCAACCAGGTTATTCCCATTGGCCTGGGCAGTCGGCTTCCTTTTTTTGACGGAATCAACCTGAGAATAGGCGAGGAGAAGATGGTCTACAACGGCCGTGCCACCAACCCGGCGCTGCCCTACCGCGAGAACTTCCTGCAGAAAATGGCGCTGCTGTTCATGAAAGCGCCCTACGTGTGGGGAGGGAAGTCGGTGTTCGGGATTGATTGTTCTGGGTTTGTGCAGCAGGTGTACGGGTTGTGCGGCCATTCTTTATTACGAGACGCCAGCCAGCAGGTGGTTCACGGCCAGGAGGTGCATTTTGTAAGCCAGACCCGCCCCGGCGACGTGGCCTTTTTTGACAACGACGAAGGCCGCATCATCCACGTGGGCATTGTGTTGGAAGACCAGCAGATCATTCATGCCTCAGGTGAGGTGCGCGTTGACCAGCTAGACCACCACGGCATCTACAACCGGGAGCTGAAGCGTTATTCCCACAAGTTGCGCATCATCAAACGAATTCTTTCTTAG
- a CDS encoding HNH endonuclease: MTGKVLLLNQDYSAIAVCSIPKAFVLLFLEKAEVIAQDQLNGIRTVRTVYPLPLVIKLQHYVRVPYKGISLTRQNVMRRDRNCCQYCGSTRNLTIDHLVPRSRGGETSWYNLITACSRCNSIKGDRTPEEVSMKPKSKPHKPSLVSFLRANIQEMDHVWLPYLGERVRA; the protein is encoded by the coding sequence ATGACCGGAAAAGTACTTTTGCTGAATCAAGACTATTCAGCCATTGCCGTGTGCAGTATCCCTAAAGCGTTTGTGCTGCTTTTCCTGGAGAAAGCCGAGGTCATTGCCCAGGACCAACTGAACGGCATTCGGACGGTGAGAACCGTCTACCCACTGCCGCTGGTCATCAAACTACAGCATTACGTGCGCGTTCCCTACAAAGGCATTTCTCTTACCCGGCAGAACGTCATGCGCCGGGACCGTAACTGCTGCCAGTACTGCGGCTCCACCAGAAACCTCACCATTGACCATCTGGTGCCCCGCTCCCGGGGCGGCGAAACCTCTTGGTACAACCTGATCACGGCCTGTTCGCGCTGCAATTCCATCAAAGGCGACCGCACCCCGGAGGAAGTCTCCATGAAGCCCAAGAGCAAGCCGCACAAGCCTTCTTTGGTGTCCTTCTTAAGAGCCAACATTCAGGAAATGGACCATGTCTGGCTGCCTTATTTGGGTGAACGGGTGAGAGCTTAA
- the rpsA gene encoding 30S ribosomal protein S1, producing MANLEDFDWGKFDSQGFGGSYSADERAKMEQMYADTLNTVQEEEVIKGTVVGITDRDVILNIGFKSDGLVPVSEFRDMPDLKIGDEVEVFIEDQEDPNGQLILSRKKAKIVKAWEMIYGALENDTVLEGVVKRRTKGGLITDLYGVEAFLPGSQIDVKPIRDFDIYVGRKMEVKVVKINAAFDNVVVSHKVLIEKDLEQQRAAILNNLEKGQVLEGVIKNMTNFGVFIDLGGVDGLLHITDISWGRINHPQEVLELDQKVNVVVLDFDDDKKRISLGMKQLTAHPWDALPGEVEVGSRVKGRIVNVADYGAFLELMPGVEGLIHVSEMSWSQHLRNPQDFIKQNDEIEAVVLTLDRDERKMSLGIKQLSEDPWTKQDVLTKYAVGTKHTGVVRNLTNFGLFIELEEGVDGLVHVSDLSWTKKIKHPSEFVKVGENLDVIVLELDATSRRLALGHKQLEENPWDTFATVFTVGSTHKATVLEKSDRGATLELPYGIEGFAFPKGLAKEDGSAVEAGEQLDFKVTEFSKEDRKIILSHTAVHTAQPEDAKRKKFEKKDAPAAGTAKAAAPAAPKKEEVRATLGDLDALSALKDQMMSTEKEAGEKKLAAAAKARAEKSPEADASAEATESAE from the coding sequence ATGGCAAATTTAGAAGATTTTGACTGGGGAAAATTTGATTCTCAGGGCTTCGGTGGTTCTTACTCAGCTGATGAGAGAGCCAAGATGGAGCAAATGTATGCCGACACCCTGAACACCGTTCAGGAAGAGGAAGTGATCAAAGGTACCGTTGTTGGTATCACGGATCGCGACGTAATCTTGAACATCGGCTTTAAGTCTGATGGTCTGGTTCCGGTTTCTGAATTCCGTGACATGCCGGATTTGAAAATCGGTGATGAGGTTGAGGTATTCATTGAGGATCAGGAAGACCCGAACGGTCAGTTAATCCTGTCTCGTAAGAAAGCCAAAATTGTGAAAGCGTGGGAGATGATCTACGGCGCTTTGGAGAACGACACTGTACTGGAAGGTGTAGTGAAACGCAGAACCAAAGGTGGTTTGATCACAGACCTTTACGGTGTAGAGGCCTTCTTGCCAGGTTCGCAAATTGACGTGAAACCAATCCGCGACTTCGACATTTATGTTGGTCGTAAGATGGAAGTGAAAGTGGTGAAAATCAACGCCGCTTTTGATAACGTAGTAGTGTCGCACAAAGTGTTGATCGAGAAAGACCTTGAGCAACAACGTGCCGCCATCTTGAACAACCTTGAAAAAGGTCAGGTTCTGGAAGGTGTGATCAAAAACATGACCAACTTCGGTGTGTTCATCGACCTTGGTGGTGTAGACGGTCTACTACACATCACAGATATTTCATGGGGACGCATCAACCACCCGCAAGAGGTGTTAGAGCTAGACCAGAAAGTAAACGTGGTAGTGTTGGATTTCGACGACGACAAGAAGCGTATTTCTCTAGGTATGAAGCAATTGACTGCTCATCCTTGGGATGCTCTTCCTGGCGAAGTGGAAGTTGGCTCACGCGTGAAAGGCAGAATTGTAAACGTAGCCGATTACGGTGCGTTCTTAGAATTGATGCCAGGCGTAGAAGGCTTGATCCACGTGTCAGAAATGTCTTGGTCTCAGCACCTGCGCAACCCACAAGACTTCATCAAGCAAAATGATGAGATTGAGGCAGTTGTGTTGACTTTGGATAGAGATGAGCGCAAAATGTCATTGGGCATTAAGCAGTTGTCTGAAGATCCATGGACTAAGCAAGATGTATTGACTAAATATGCAGTAGGTACTAAGCACACAGGTGTTGTTCGTAACCTTACTAACTTCGGCTTGTTCATTGAACTGGAAGAAGGCGTAGACGGTCTGGTACACGTGTCTGACCTTTCTTGGACTAAGAAAATCAAGCACCCTTCTGAGTTTGTAAAAGTTGGTGAGAACCTAGATGTAATCGTTCTTGAATTGGACGCTACTTCACGTCGTCTGGCCCTTGGTCACAAGCAATTAGAAGAAAATCCTTGGGATACGTTCGCTACTGTATTCACGGTAGGTTCTACGCACAAAGCCACTGTTTTGGAGAAATCTGACAGAGGTGCTACGCTAGAGTTGCCGTACGGTATTGAAGGTTTCGCGTTCCCTAAAGGCTTAGCCAAAGAAGACGGTTCTGCCGTTGAAGCTGGTGAGCAATTGGATTTCAAAGTAACTGAGTTCTCTAAAGAAGATCGTAAGATCATCTTGTCTCATACTGCGGTACACACTGCCCAGCCAGAAGACGCTAAGAGAAAGAAATTTGAGAAGAAAGATGCGCCGGCCGCTGGTACAGCCAAAGCTGCTGCCCCTGCTGCTCCTAAGAAAGAAGAAGTACGTGCTACTTTGGGCGACTTAGATGCTCTTTCTGCCTTGAAAGATCAAATGATGTCTACTGAGAAAGAAGCTGGCGAGAAGAAATTGGCCGCTGCCGCAAAAGCGCGCGCTGAGAAGTCTCCAGAAGCTGACGCCTCAGCAGAAGCTACTGAGTCTGCTGAGTAA
- a CDS encoding cyanophycinase — protein MTVKARKQKELEQAPVEYKTPNGTLIAIGGAENKGDETHEEIKNHNFVKNEILQRFVDELKKEDPMVVVIPSASETPEVVGQEYVRVFKKLKVRNVKVLHLASREESNLERHLMLVKKADGIMFTGGDQLRLTAIFGGTEVMRLIKDRYYNERLVIAGTSAGAAAMSTQMIFQGQSEGFIKGAVSITAGLELLNDAAIDTHFIARGRIVRMVQMIATNPTFIGIGLEEDTGVVVKKGRNLEVIGSGLVTIVDGRKSTYTNIYEIEEGAPVTMRDLRVHLLGKGDTYTLEIF, from the coding sequence ATGACTGTAAAAGCCAGAAAACAAAAAGAGCTGGAACAAGCCCCTGTAGAATATAAGACCCCCAACGGAACCTTGATTGCCATAGGTGGCGCTGAGAACAAAGGAGATGAGACCCATGAAGAGATAAAGAACCACAATTTTGTAAAGAATGAGATTCTTCAACGCTTTGTAGACGAGCTTAAAAAGGAAGACCCCATGGTGGTGGTCATTCCTTCAGCCTCAGAAACGCCAGAAGTAGTGGGGCAGGAGTATGTGCGCGTCTTTAAAAAGCTTAAGGTGAGAAACGTAAAGGTGCTCCATCTTGCCTCCCGCGAGGAGTCTAACCTAGAGAGGCACCTTATGCTGGTCAAAAAAGCAGATGGGATCATGTTTACGGGCGGAGACCAGTTGCGCCTCACGGCCATATTTGGCGGTACAGAGGTTATGCGGCTCATCAAAGACCGCTATTATAATGAAAGGCTGGTCATTGCCGGCACTAGTGCCGGAGCCGCGGCCATGTCTACCCAGATGATCTTCCAGGGCCAGAGTGAAGGCTTCATCAAGGGGGCTGTCAGCATCACCGCCGGGCTAGAGTTGTTAAATGATGCGGCCATAGATACCCATTTTATTGCCAGGGGACGTATTGTAAGGATGGTACAGATGATTGCCACCAACCCCACGTTCATAGGCATTGGCCTTGAGGAAGATACGGGAGTGGTGGTCAAAAAAGGCAGAAATCTGGAAGTGATAGGCAGCGGCCTGGTTACTATTGTAGACGGCAGAAAAAGTACCTATACCAATATTTATGAAATTGAGGAGGGCGCCCCGGTGACCATGCGGGACCTGCGGGTTCATTTATTGGGCAAAGGTGATACCTACACCTTAGAAATTTTCTAA